In Nostoc sp. GT001, a genomic segment contains:
- the era gene encoding GTPase Era, translated as MRVEPKVTSIENYNFSFPGEVTIPQAPPEFKSGFIGIVGRPNVGKSTLMNQLVGQKIAITSPVAQTTRNRLRGVLTTPEAQLIFVDTPGIHKPHHQLGEVLVQNAKIAIESVDVVLFVVDGAVACGSGDRYIAELLSRSKTPVILGVNKTDQQPTDSQFLDDSYAQMAQSHEWEIVKFSAKTSAGLPELQELLIAHLEIGPLYYPPDLVTDQPERFIMGELIREQILLLTREEVPHSVAIAIDLVEETPSITRVLATINVERDSQKGILIGKGGAMLKAIGSEAREQIQKLIAGKVYLELFVKVQPKWRQSRISLAELGYRVEE; from the coding sequence ATGAGGGTGGAGCCAAAGGTGACTAGTATTGAAAATTACAACTTTTCTTTTCCGGGAGAAGTCACAATCCCCCAGGCTCCTCCTGAATTTAAATCAGGTTTTATCGGCATTGTTGGTCGTCCAAATGTCGGTAAATCTACTTTGATGAATCAGTTAGTAGGACAAAAAATTGCCATTACATCACCAGTAGCACAAACGACACGTAACCGTTTGCGCGGTGTATTAACTACACCAGAAGCGCAGTTAATATTTGTAGATACGCCAGGAATTCATAAGCCCCATCATCAATTGGGCGAAGTATTGGTGCAAAATGCCAAAATTGCCATTGAATCGGTTGATGTAGTGTTATTTGTGGTAGATGGAGCCGTAGCTTGTGGATCGGGCGATCGCTATATTGCCGAATTGCTCAGTCGCAGCAAAACACCAGTAATTCTGGGTGTGAACAAAACCGACCAACAACCGACTGATTCGCAGTTTCTAGATGATAGTTACGCTCAAATGGCCCAGTCTCATGAATGGGAAATCGTGAAATTTTCGGCCAAGACTAGTGCCGGATTACCAGAACTTCAAGAATTATTAATTGCACATTTAGAAATTGGGCCATTATATTATCCTCCAGACTTGGTAACTGACCAGCCAGAACGCTTTATTATGGGTGAATTAATCCGAGAACAAATTTTATTATTGACTCGTGAAGAAGTACCCCATTCAGTAGCGATCGCCATTGATTTAGTAGAAGAAACTCCCAGCATTACCCGTGTACTTGCTACTATCAACGTCGAGCGTGATTCCCAAAAAGGCATACTCATCGGCAAAGGTGGAGCGATGCTCAAAGCAATTGGTAGTGAAGCCCGCGAACAAATTCAAAAATTAATCGCTGGTAAAGTTTACTTAGAATTGTTTGTGAAAGTCCAGCCAAAATGGCGACAGTCGCGGATTAGTTTAGCAGAGTTAGGCTATCGCGTGGAAGAATAA
- a CDS encoding response regulator transcription factor, translating into MSLDAHYPLNLPVNAPPLRVLIVEDDPMMQLGLEQSLMAHPQLEIVGQAEDGYLGVQAALQLKPDLVVMDIGLPRLDGIAATQQIKAALPATHVVMLTSHQTETEIIAALSSGADAYCIKGASVERLLSAIAAAVDGAAYLDPQIARRVIDNLKPPSPTTNNANLSGRELEVLKLMVDGLSNPEIAEKLYLSPNTIKTHVRGIMNKLAVDDRVQAAVVALRSGLV; encoded by the coding sequence ATGTCTTTAGATGCTCACTATCCCTTAAATTTACCCGTCAATGCTCCGCCCTTGCGCGTGTTAATTGTCGAAGATGATCCGATGATGCAACTGGGATTAGAGCAATCGTTAATGGCTCATCCTCAATTGGAGATTGTTGGCCAAGCTGAAGATGGTTATTTGGGAGTTCAAGCCGCACTGCAACTTAAACCTGATTTGGTGGTTATGGATATTGGGTTGCCGCGATTGGATGGCATTGCCGCAACACAGCAAATTAAAGCGGCGCTACCAGCAACTCATGTAGTAATGCTGACATCTCATCAAACGGAGACAGAAATTATTGCGGCACTGTCTAGCGGTGCAGATGCCTATTGTATCAAAGGTGCAAGTGTGGAACGATTGTTAAGTGCGATCGCAGCCGCAGTTGATGGTGCAGCCTATCTCGATCCCCAAATTGCACGGCGAGTGATTGATAATCTCAAACCACCTTCACCCACCACCAACAATGCCAACTTATCTGGACGCGAGTTAGAAGTATTAAAGCTGATGGTAGATGGATTGAGCAACCCGGAGATTGCCGAAAAACTCTATCTCAGTCCCAACACCATCAAAACTCATGTCCGAGGGATTATGAATAAATTAGCAGTAGACGATCGCGTGCAAGCAGCAGTTGTCGCACTGCGTTCTGGGTTGGTTTAG
- a CDS encoding manganese catalase family protein: MFFHKKEPIHAVNVSEPNPRFAQLLLEQFGGATGELSAALQYWVQSFHVENAGIKDMLQDIAIEEFSHLEMVGKLIEAHTKNVDQTEAYKSTLFAVRGIGPHFLDSQGNAWTASYLNEGGDVVRDLRANVAAEAGARQTYEELIKLATDKGTQETLVHLLTREISHTQMFMKALDSLGKLTDPFFGNIKPDETVALYYNLSTNGDGKDERGPWNSEPTFKYVANPLESHS, translated from the coding sequence ATGTTTTTTCACAAAAAAGAGCCTATTCATGCAGTTAACGTTAGTGAACCAAATCCTCGTTTTGCTCAGTTGCTTTTAGAGCAGTTTGGCGGAGCTACTGGAGAACTTAGCGCAGCACTTCAATATTGGGTTCAATCATTCCATGTCGAAAATGCTGGCATTAAAGACATGCTCCAAGACATTGCCATTGAGGAATTCAGCCATTTAGAAATGGTTGGTAAACTCATTGAGGCTCATACTAAAAATGTAGATCAAACAGAGGCTTATAAGAGTACTCTTTTTGCAGTCCGAGGAATTGGGCCTCATTTTCTAGATAGCCAAGGTAATGCTTGGACTGCAAGTTACTTGAATGAGGGTGGAGATGTAGTACGTGATTTAAGAGCTAACGTTGCAGCTGAAGCTGGCGCTCGTCAAACTTACGAAGAATTGATTAAGTTGGCAACCGACAAAGGAACCCAAGAGACTTTAGTGCATCTGTTAACACGAGAAATTTCTCATACTCAGATGTTTATGAAAGCTCTAGATTCACTAGGTAAGTTGACAGATCCATTCTTTGGTAATATTAAGCCAGATGAAACTGTTGCTCTTTATTACAACCTATCTACAAACGGAGATGGTAAGGATGAGCGCGGCCCTTGGAATTCTGAGCCAACATTCAAATACGTTGCTAACCCGCTAGAAAGCCACTCTTAA
- a CDS encoding amidase produces MSDLVFLPAHQLAQMIRDRQVSAVEVFDAYLAQIYKHNSKLNAICTLDEDNARTKAKLADEALARGEHWGALHGVPITIKDIFETVGLRTTAGYIPLKDYIPQQDATVVARLRKAGAVILGKTNMAELAGDFQSTNSLFPRVNNPWNLDYTAGGSSGGSAAAVAAGLSALDIGNDIAGSVRQPATFCGVYGLKPTDRRISTAGNIPEVPGMPLCLRQMLTIGCFGRSLEDIRLCFSLIAGADLRRPDVPPIPLDTPSGKSLQDLKIAWIDEWVEVPVAAQIRAAIQTVVQKLAQTGTYIERWVPKDFDLSTVWNLCGRMEAYINNYAQPKDRYNVLRSLELLFRTATQGDKKLRKLGNFSSFLPEIFNPSLRGYFETLTERDRFIAQIDEALEPWDIWLTPVTATPAFTHCPAWNAIDIEGKSYPHAVANGAYTMPFNLSGHPAVVIPIGQTHNGLPIGIQIIGKRWREMELLAIAQELDKVVGDFRHPLGY; encoded by the coding sequence ATGAGTGACTTAGTTTTTTTACCCGCTCATCAACTTGCTCAGATGATTCGCGATCGCCAAGTCTCTGCTGTCGAAGTGTTCGATGCTTACCTGGCGCAGATTTATAAACACAACTCAAAACTGAATGCAATTTGCACCTTAGACGAAGACAATGCTCGTACTAAAGCAAAGCTTGCAGATGAAGCCCTAGCTAGAGGAGAACACTGGGGCGCTCTGCACGGTGTCCCAATCACAATCAAAGACATTTTTGAAACAGTAGGACTACGTACCACAGCAGGTTACATTCCTCTTAAAGACTACATTCCTCAACAGGATGCCACCGTTGTTGCCAGACTGCGGAAAGCAGGAGCCGTTATCCTGGGAAAAACCAACATGGCAGAACTGGCTGGTGATTTTCAAAGTACAAATTCTCTGTTTCCACGGGTAAATAATCCCTGGAATCTTGACTATACAGCAGGTGGCAGTTCTGGAGGTAGTGCTGCTGCTGTTGCAGCCGGACTTTCAGCATTAGATATAGGTAACGATATTGCAGGTTCCGTGCGCCAACCTGCAACTTTCTGCGGCGTGTATGGCTTAAAGCCAACAGATCGCCGTATTTCTACCGCCGGAAATATCCCTGAAGTACCGGGAATGCCGCTATGCTTGCGACAAATGTTGACTATTGGCTGTTTTGGGCGATCGCTCGAAGACATTCGCCTTTGTTTCTCGCTGATCGCGGGTGCGGATTTGCGTCGCCCAGATGTGCCACCGATTCCCCTTGATACTCCATCAGGCAAGTCTTTGCAGGATCTTAAAATTGCTTGGATTGATGAATGGGTGGAAGTTCCCGTTGCTGCCCAAATTCGAGCCGCAATACAGACAGTCGTGCAAAAACTCGCTCAAACAGGTACTTATATTGAACGCTGGGTTCCCAAAGATTTCGATTTATCGACAGTGTGGAACCTCTGCGGACGGATGGAAGCATACATCAACAACTACGCCCAACCCAAGGATCGCTACAATGTGCTACGCAGCTTAGAATTACTTTTTCGCACGGCAACTCAAGGCGACAAAAAATTGCGAAAATTGGGAAATTTCAGCAGCTTTCTGCCAGAAATTTTTAATCCCAGCTTAAGAGGATATTTCGAGACACTCACCGAGCGCGATCGCTTCATTGCCCAAATCGATGAAGCTTTAGAACCGTGGGATATATGGCTCACTCCTGTGACAGCAACTCCTGCATTTACCCATTGTCCGGCTTGGAACGCCATTGATATTGAGGGTAAATCCTATCCTCATGCGGTGGCAAACGGAGCTTACACTATGCCATTTAATCTCAGTGGTCATCCGGCGGTGGTGATTCCTATAGGGCAAACTCATAATGGTTTACCGATTGGAATCCAAATTATTGGCAAACGATGGCGCGAGATGGAGTTGCTAGCGATCGCTCAAGAACTTGACAAAGTGGTTGGTGATTTCCGGCATCCATTGGGGTATTGA
- a CDS encoding heme oxygenase (biliverdin-producing), whose amino-acid sequence MSSNLAIKLRSGTQQAHTSAENVAFMKCFLQGVVDKDCFAKFLSNLYYVYSELEAALESHVKHPVISAVYFPELNRQSSLEKDMVFYYGDNWREQVTPSPAAQSYIDRIREISASEPALLLGHAYTRYMGDLSGGQMLQKVAQSALKLSGYEGTSFYNFEQIPDKKAFKDKYRQALNALPVDDITAERIVAEANTAFGFNLKMAQELEGSLIKALGQVLFDSLTRSQNSGSTEIAAAN is encoded by the coding sequence ATGAGTAGCAATTTAGCCATCAAACTCCGCTCTGGAACTCAACAAGCCCACACATCAGCGGAAAATGTGGCATTCATGAAATGTTTTTTGCAAGGAGTTGTGGATAAAGACTGCTTCGCTAAATTCTTAAGCAACTTGTATTACGTCTACAGCGAACTAGAAGCGGCATTAGAGAGCCATGTAAAGCATCCTGTGATTAGTGCAGTTTACTTTCCTGAACTTAATCGCCAATCCTCACTCGAAAAAGACATGGTGTTCTATTATGGGGATAATTGGAGAGAGCAAGTTACACCCTCACCTGCTGCCCAGAGCTACATTGACCGCATTCGGGAAATTTCTGCTAGTGAACCAGCTTTATTGCTAGGTCATGCCTACACTCGCTACATGGGCGATCTTTCTGGGGGTCAAATGCTACAAAAAGTTGCTCAGTCAGCCCTGAAGCTTTCTGGCTATGAAGGCACATCCTTTTATAACTTTGAGCAAATTCCTGACAAAAAGGCATTTAAGGATAAGTATCGTCAGGCATTAAATGCATTACCCGTTGATGATATAACAGCAGAACGGATTGTTGCAGAAGCCAATACTGCCTTTGGGTTCAATTTAAAGATGGCTCAAGAGTTAGAGGGAAGTTTAATTAAAGCACTTGGTCAAGTTCTCTTTGATAGCCTCACTCGTTCTCAGAATTCAGGTAGCACTGAAATAGCTGCGGCTAATTAA
- a CDS encoding GlsB/YeaQ/YmgE family stress response membrane protein: MSIIAWIVLGLLAGAIAKAIYPGYQGGGILSTMILGIIGAFVGGSLFTLLRTGTLQITAAGAGLTLPGILVAVLGAIVAIYLWGLIRRSSNV; this comes from the coding sequence ATGAGTATTATTGCTTGGATAGTTTTAGGACTTTTGGCAGGTGCGATTGCTAAAGCTATTTATCCTGGTTATCAAGGCGGCGGAATTCTCTCCACAATGATTTTGGGTATCATTGGTGCTTTCGTCGGTGGAAGTTTATTTACCTTGTTAAGAACAGGAACTCTGCAAATTACTGCGGCTGGTGCTGGTTTAACTCTTCCTGGTATTTTAGTGGCTGTGCTTGGTGCAATTGTTGCTATTTATCTGTGGGGATTAATCAGAAGAAGCAGCAATGTATAA
- a CDS encoding DUF3891 family protein, with protein MIVNATPNGWEVIYHRAHALLAAELAGQWRRKDAPVRLYETIAAISHHDDLEKEWEEDTLTEAGAPKDFMLSSNDDVDAGVDKLANLAKNALYRGRWVALLISMHISRLNESRRGKSSKLDKLLDEQLQNQQRWRKELGIKKEEVDVAYAFMQWCDRLSLILCQQELPDDERFLEISKGPEGERYDIMQRSDNLVVVKPWPFQNDKFTVNVEACSLSQVKFESSSKLTQALQQAPIKVLEWTFVKS; from the coding sequence GTGATTGTCAACGCTACGCCAAATGGTTGGGAAGTTATTTATCATCGTGCCCATGCTTTATTAGCAGCTGAACTAGCGGGACAATGGCGACGCAAAGATGCGCCAGTAAGGTTATATGAAACCATAGCTGCAATTTCTCATCATGATGATCTAGAAAAAGAGTGGGAAGAAGATACTCTAACTGAAGCGGGTGCGCCAAAGGACTTCATGCTCTCCTCAAATGACGATGTAGATGCAGGTGTCGATAAATTGGCTAATTTGGCAAAGAATGCCCTTTACCGTGGACGATGGGTAGCTCTATTAATTTCCATGCACATCAGCCGTTTAAATGAGTCAAGGCGGGGTAAGTCTTCAAAATTAGACAAACTTTTAGACGAGCAACTTCAAAATCAGCAACGTTGGCGCAAAGAATTGGGCATCAAAAAGGAGGAAGTTGATGTAGCCTATGCATTTATGCAATGGTGCGATCGCCTTTCTCTCATTTTATGTCAGCAAGAACTACCTGACGATGAACGGTTTTTAGAAATTAGCAAGGGCCCTGAAGGTGAGCGCTATGACATCATGCAGCGCAGTGACAACTTGGTTGTTGTCAAACCCTGGCCCTTCCAAAACGATAAATTCACGGTCAACGTCGAAGCCTGTAGCCTCTCCCAAGTGAAATTTGAGAGCAGCAGCAAATTAACTCAAGCGCTACAACAAGCCCCCATCAAGGTACTAGAGTGGACATTCGTTAAGAGTTAG
- the hemN gene encoding oxygen-independent coproporphyrinogen III oxidase, whose protein sequence is MVFLLPGVKFDLDLIQKYDTRAPRYTSYPPATELSETFTETDFKAAIAASNQRKTPLSLYFHIPFCQSACYFCGCNTVISNNKNIAKPYVESLVQDIKNTAALIDSDRKVLQIHWGGGTPNYLERHQVEFLWKNINHYFNIDPQAEISIEINPRYIDKNYIFFLRQIGFNRISFGIQDFNRQVQVAVNRVQPEEMLFDAMSWIKEAKFESVNVDLIYGLPYQTRETFQETLKKTIELDPDRIVVFNFAYVPWLKPTQKNIPQEALPPAEEKLEILKMTIEELTNNQYLFIGMDHFAKTNDELAIAQRNGTLKRNFQGYTTHAETELFGFGATSISMLEDAYAQNHKELKDYYQTLAAGSLPVSKGIKLTQNDIIRRDVIMGIMSHFQLHKQDIENKYNIIFDEYFSEEIEALKPLEADGLVSLSKNQIQITDIGRLLVRNIVVIFDTHTKTRETKFSRAI, encoded by the coding sequence ATGGTTTTTCTATTACCTGGTGTTAAGTTCGATCTGGATCTGATTCAAAAGTACGACACTCGCGCACCTAGATATACCAGTTACCCGCCTGCTACAGAGTTAAGCGAAACATTCACTGAAACTGATTTTAAGGCCGCGATCGCCGCATCGAATCAACGCAAAACCCCTCTTTCTTTGTATTTCCATATCCCCTTCTGCCAAAGTGCTTGCTACTTTTGCGGCTGTAACACAGTAATTTCTAACAACAAGAATATTGCTAAACCTTACGTGGAGTCTTTGGTTCAAGACATTAAAAACACCGCAGCTTTAATCGATTCAGATAGAAAAGTGCTGCAAATCCACTGGGGAGGTGGTACTCCTAATTACTTGGAGCGTCACCAAGTAGAATTTTTATGGAAAAACATTAATCACTATTTCAACATCGATCCCCAAGCAGAAATCTCAATTGAGATTAATCCCCGCTATATCGATAAAAACTACATTTTCTTTCTGAGACAGATTGGATTTAACCGCATTAGTTTTGGCATTCAAGATTTTAATCGCCAAGTTCAAGTAGCTGTCAATCGTGTCCAGCCAGAAGAAATGCTTTTTGATGCCATGAGTTGGATCAAAGAAGCTAAGTTTGAAAGTGTGAACGTAGACTTAATTTATGGTTTACCTTATCAAACACGTGAAACATTTCAAGAAACGCTGAAAAAGACGATTGAATTAGATCCCGATCGAATTGTTGTCTTTAACTTTGCTTATGTGCCTTGGCTCAAACCGACACAAAAAAATATTCCTCAAGAGGCGCTACCCCCAGCGGAGGAAAAGTTAGAGATTCTGAAAATGACCATTGAAGAATTGACTAATAACCAATATTTATTTATTGGCATGGATCACTTTGCTAAAACTAATGACGAATTAGCGATCGCTCAACGTAATGGTACTCTCAAACGCAATTTTCAGGGCTACACTACCCACGCCGAGACAGAATTATTTGGTTTTGGTGCAACATCCATCAGTATGTTAGAAGATGCTTATGCTCAAAACCACAAGGAGTTAAAAGATTATTATCAGACATTGGCAGCAGGTAGTTTACCTGTTAGTAAAGGTATCAAACTCACTCAAAATGATATTATTAGACGGGATGTGATTATGGGTATTATGTCTCATTTTCAGCTTCATAAGCAAGATATTGAAAACAAATATAATATCATTTTTGATGAATATTTCTCTGAGGAAATAGAGGCGTTAAAACCACTAGAAGCCGATGGTCTAGTCAGTTTATCAAAAAATCAGATCCAGATTACCGACATCGGTAGATTGCTAGTAAGAAATATTGTCGTCATATTTGATACTCACACAAAAACGCGAGAGACAAAGTTCTCCCGCGCTATTTGA
- a CDS encoding IS110 family transposase — MKLPINQDQNPFSGQEQRLESSNASHLAQINENAAGIDLGSAEHWVCVPPLRDEKNVRRFGCFTPDLMAMADWLSQCGVTSVAMEATGVYWIPVFQILETRGFEVKLVNAHHLKTVPGRKTDVKDCQWLQQLHTYGLLSGSFRPEDQVCILRSYIRQRECLIKSAGTHLQRMQKALIQMNLHLHQVISDISGLTGMTIIKAIVASERDPQKLAALKDPRIKSSKTDIAKALTGDYRPEHLFVLNQELTLYEVYQQQIAAIDKEIEKCLNTFEIKVQDEPPPSKRKRRKKPVGNNPNFDLRKYLYHISGVDFTLIDGLDVLTVQTIFSEVGLDPKRFPTVKHFTSWLGLCPGQKITGGKVKSSQTRRVVNRAASAFRMAAFSLTQSRSALGAFYRRLRSRLGAPKAITATAHKLARLFYQMWATAGQYTDPGMDYYEQKYQELILKNLRNKAHALGLEIVPISPEQQNTLSSPTLAT; from the coding sequence ATGAAATTGCCAATAAACCAAGATCAAAATCCATTTAGTGGTCAAGAACAAAGGCTAGAGTCATCTAATGCTTCACATTTAGCGCAAATAAATGAGAATGCGGCAGGAATTGACTTGGGTAGTGCAGAACATTGGGTGTGTGTTCCGCCTCTGAGAGACGAGAAAAATGTGCGGCGATTTGGATGTTTTACCCCAGATTTGATGGCAATGGCTGATTGGTTGAGTCAATGTGGCGTAACATCTGTAGCAATGGAGGCAACAGGAGTATATTGGATTCCGGTGTTCCAAATTTTGGAAACCAGAGGGTTTGAGGTCAAACTGGTAAATGCTCACCATTTGAAAACAGTGCCAGGACGTAAAACAGATGTCAAAGACTGTCAATGGTTACAACAGTTACACACCTATGGGCTATTGTCTGGCTCTTTCCGCCCAGAAGATCAAGTTTGTATCTTACGTAGTTATATTCGCCAAAGAGAATGCTTGATTAAAAGTGCTGGAACTCATTTGCAAAGAATGCAAAAAGCACTGATTCAAATGAATCTACATTTACATCAAGTGATTAGCGATATTAGTGGTTTAACTGGAATGACAATTATTAAGGCAATTGTCGCTAGTGAACGAGACCCACAAAAGTTAGCTGCCCTCAAAGACCCTAGAATTAAAAGTAGTAAAACAGACATTGCTAAAGCCCTAACTGGAGACTATCGTCCAGAACATTTGTTTGTCCTCAATCAAGAGTTAACCCTTTATGAGGTTTATCAACAACAGATAGCTGCCATAGATAAAGAAATTGAAAAATGTTTAAATACGTTTGAAATTAAAGTACAGGATGAACCACCTCCCAGCAAGCGAAAACGCAGAAAAAAACCCGTAGGCAATAATCCCAATTTTGATTTACGTAAATATCTTTATCACATTTCTGGCGTAGATTTTACCCTGATTGATGGCCTTGATGTTTTGACTGTGCAAACCATTTTCTCAGAAGTTGGATTAGACCCCAAACGATTTCCCACTGTTAAGCACTTTACCTCATGGTTGGGTTTATGCCCTGGTCAAAAAATTACTGGTGGTAAAGTCAAAAGTTCTCAGACTCGTCGAGTTGTTAATCGTGCAGCTTCGGCTTTTCGGATGGCTGCTTTTTCTCTAACTCAAAGCCGTTCTGCTTTGGGTGCTTTTTACAGGCGTTTACGATCGCGCTTGGGTGCTCCAAAAGCCATCACCGCTACTGCCCATAAATTGGCACGCTTGTTTTACCAAATGTGGGCGACTGCTGGGCAATATACCGACCCTGGTATGGACTACTATGAGCAAAAATATCAGGAACTGATTCTCAAAAATCTCAGGAACAAAGCTCATGCTCTTGGTCTTGAAATTGTCCCAATTTCTCCAGAGCAGCAAAATACTCTATCCTCTCCTACCCTTGCTACATAA
- a CDS encoding DUF1796 family putative cysteine peptidase: MYRFQISAYTQTGESIGLVGSTPELGLWDISKCVHLRTSGDRYPLWWTDIEIQESGGQQKFEYKYVRFDANGNATWESLLDTNRWIPIDSNNDASKIIVDDGAFGYLQPYPFGYIEESPVQIPLDEESEGLKIVVIGSSVALGHKAWFLQGWVWLLAQALQQKYGHKLVNVSEVGANVSRTIARFPWFVTPEKPDIVIIALSLGNEGLAYCSPHERRALQRRFESGLQQLVKMTRDIGAIPILGGVYPNGDYSLEHYSLIRDTHKRMLNWGVTVLDWLAAVDDGQGRWKAGTSFDPAHPNTVGHSLMYQQIDHHLFDINKDALAKEKQRFQQPNEFPIYFDNGGFHVSVCMEEKHLRIVNSSQYSYTIAPYWQELQTALQSKAGLISGIYIAKSVKPGTLPFLAVEDGAIATTINIPPNSDLEYSPAFNLFSPNNVLFYDGHLGILQADERHLWVINESDSEYNIQPMWTEVCDALKAMPSGVYEDPLDPDVPFRTMMIGKDGLESRVKAPPKSAVLFQYKCELSDISRVAILPLGDRCAVRMMLYKMEYDGPAFPFDLTRTTNIADVADAIEHGFDDMWNPAFLHYSPDAGRIYHGKWSGLSFAHEVEETDDPTNDMSPVHERMRVRYTARSQRFWYALQHCDKVLFVRTGISDAYGGKLRDGVIDLVNKLQKQCQGKPFHLLLLSPQSGDEFLDLPNVLHYNVEFNPDRMYDDLGHWMYCTEVMRGILESLGVSSKNLFWCPPKIPKGWEIG; the protein is encoded by the coding sequence ATGTATAGATTCCAGATCAGTGCATACACTCAAACGGGCGAATCCATTGGTCTGGTGGGTTCTACTCCAGAGTTGGGTTTGTGGGATATTAGTAAATGTGTTCATCTGCGTACAAGTGGCGATCGCTATCCTTTATGGTGGACAGATATTGAAATTCAAGAGTCAGGCGGTCAACAGAAATTTGAATACAAGTATGTGCGCTTTGATGCAAACGGTAACGCAACATGGGAGAGCTTACTAGATACAAACCGCTGGATTCCAATTGACTCTAACAATGACGCCAGCAAAATTATTGTGGATGATGGCGCATTCGGTTATTTACAACCTTACCCCTTCGGATACATTGAGGAGTCGCCTGTCCAAATACCTCTGGATGAAGAGTCTGAAGGGTTAAAAATCGTAGTCATTGGCAGTTCCGTTGCATTAGGTCATAAAGCCTGGTTTTTGCAAGGTTGGGTCTGGCTATTGGCACAGGCTTTACAGCAAAAATATGGGCATAAACTCGTGAATGTATCGGAGGTGGGGGCGAATGTCAGCAGAACGATCGCTAGATTCCCCTGGTTTGTCACCCCAGAAAAACCAGATATCGTCATCATTGCCCTATCTCTAGGTAACGAAGGGTTAGCTTACTGTTCCCCTCACGAACGGCGGGCACTACAACGGCGGTTTGAAAGTGGCTTGCAGCAGCTTGTGAAAATGACGCGCGACATCGGAGCAATCCCGATTTTAGGCGGAGTCTATCCCAACGGTGATTATTCCCTAGAACATTACTCGCTGATCCGAGACACACACAAACGAATGCTCAATTGGGGCGTGACTGTATTGGATTGGTTGGCAGCTGTAGATGATGGACAAGGACGATGGAAAGCGGGGACATCCTTCGATCCGGCTCACCCGAATACAGTTGGTCATAGCCTTATGTATCAGCAGATCGATCACCATTTATTCGATATCAACAAAGACGCATTAGCAAAAGAAAAACAACGCTTCCAGCAACCGAATGAATTTCCTATCTACTTTGATAATGGGGGCTTTCATGTCTCTGTGTGTATGGAAGAGAAGCATTTACGGATTGTTAATTCATCGCAGTACAGCTACACGATCGCTCCCTATTGGCAAGAACTACAAACTGCACTGCAAAGTAAGGCTGGATTGATATCAGGTATTTACATTGCGAAGTCTGTCAAGCCGGGGACGCTCCCTTTCTTGGCTGTAGAGGATGGCGCGATCGCAACTACAATAAATATCCCCCCAAATAGCGATTTAGAATATAGCCCCGCCTTCAATCTTTTTTCGCCGAACAACGTTTTATTCTATGACGGACATTTGGGAATTTTGCAAGCGGATGAACGCCACCTCTGGGTAATCAACGAATCAGACAGCGAGTACAACATTCAGCCGATGTGGACGGAAGTTTGCGACGCACTTAAAGCCATGCCATCGGGTGTTTATGAAGATCCGCTTGATCCCGATGTCCCGTTTCGCACGATGATGATTGGTAAAGATGGGTTAGAAAGCCGGGTGAAAGCACCACCTAAGTCTGCGGTGTTATTCCAATACAAATGTGAGTTATCGGATATCAGCCGTGTGGCGATTCTTCCCCTTGGCGATCGCTGTGCCGTCCGCATGATGCTGTATAAGATGGAGTATGATGGCCCCGCCTTTCCCTTCGATCTGACGCGTACCACTAATATTGCAGATGTTGCGGATGCGATCGAACACGGTTTTGATGATATGTGGAACCCTGCTTTTCTGCATTACAGTCCCGATGCAGGCAGGATTTACCACGGTAAATGGTCGGGTTTATCCTTTGCCCATGAAGTTGAAGAGACAGACGACCCAACGAACGATATGTCTCCCGTCCATGAACGGATGCGCGTTCGTTACACAGCACGCTCCCAAAGGTTTTGGTACGCATTGCAACATTGCGACAAAGTGCTTTTTGTCCGCACAGGAATTAGCGATGCCTACGGCGGCAAGCTACGCGATGGTGTGATAGATTTAGTCAACAAGCTGCAAAAACAATGCCAGGGGAAGCCATTTCATCTCTTGCTTCTTTCTCCCCAAAGCGGTGATGAGTTTTTAGACCTTCCCAATGTGCTGCATTACAATGTCGAGTTTAATCCCGATCGCATGTATGACGATTTGGGACACTGGATGTACTGCACAGAAGTGATGCGAGGAATTCTGGAATCTCTTGGTGTGTCTAGCAAAAACCTCTTTTGGTGTCCGCCGAAAATACCGAAGGGGTGGGAAATAGGGTAG